From Chlorocebus sabaeus isolate Y175 chromosome 10, mChlSab1.0.hap1, whole genome shotgun sequence:
TTAGAGAACATTATATCTTTACCCTTTTCAAACTTGAAGCACTCGGAAAGTACCAACTTTTTGCACATTTGCGGAGGTGACATTGATTTGGTAAATAGATGTCAcgctatttatttattatttgatgaCTTAGGTATTCTTCCCAGCAGTGTTTTTGTAAAGCGcagttgtgttttcttttagtttcaaTTAACTAAATTTGAAGTGGTTCCCAAAAAAGCTCCTGCTCTCTTAAATTCAAACTCACCTTCCTTTTTCTCACTAGGAAGGACCTTTTCTCCATCCTTGGATTGGAATTTGGAATTCTGTGCTAAGACGCCTTTGCAGTTAAAAATCTGTGAACGCGGGGTGTAACCATAGGAGGTGCTGGCACTTTACGAGAATGGTGATTTTATTTAATCTGCTTTTCCAGAAGGCTGCAAATGGGAATTCCAGACAAACCCACTTGGGTGAGTCCCAGCACGCGGGCTGCGGCGTGGCGGGAGAGCTCCTCACGCGGCTGGGAGTGTAGCCCAGGTCCGCGGAGCCAGGACCCCGCCCCCAGCTCTCCAAACCCGGGAAGAGAGAGGCGACGCTGCTGAGGCCGAGGGATGACGGTGCTGTTTCCATTAATTCGCCCCCCGAGATGTTCTTACCTACAGAAGGAGGTGTCTGTTCACCAAATCGCTCACTTGCCGGACGACCACTCACCCGCGGCTGCCGGGTGGATCCAAGCGCTCTTGATGGGAAAGGGGCGGAGCCTGCCTGGCCGGGATCCCGGGGCCACGCCCCCACGTTTTGCATATGTGAATCCGCGCGTCCATACCTTTCATTCCAGTGTGGAAGCCCAGGTTTTCCCGGGCCAGGGCCGGTTTTCTGGGCAGAAACAGTGAACTCCACTGAAAGGAGCAACTTAAGTAGTACACTGACATTTAGCATAAGGAAGCTAGAGGGCCTGAATTTGACGTCGGTCGTTTgctttatttacaaatatgtcCTTTCTTATGAATCCATTTATTTCTCCCCAAAAGCTTAGGAGAGAAGGCTGGTTGGCTGTGATCCCTACTCTACACATGAAGAAAGTGAGGAGGAAGAAAGCAGGCCTAGTAAATAGAGAAGCCTGGGTTTTAGTTGGGGCTTCTGGCTCCAGAGCCGGTGTTTGTAATCACgctgcattattattttttttttaaaggaggtggAGTGGGATGGTTTCCTGGCACTTTGAAAATCTTCTGGTAcaagctattttttcttttcttttctttctttctttcttttctttttctttttcttctttttcttttctttgacggaatctggctctgtcgcccaggctggatggagtgcagtggcgcgatctccgctcactgcaagctccgccttccgggttcaagccattctcctgcctcagcctccagagtagctaggactacaggtgtgcgacaccacgcccagttaattttttgtatttttagtagacacggggtttcaccatattggccaggctcatctcgaactcctaacctcgtgatccgcctgcctcggcttttcaaagtgctgagattacaggcatgagccaccgtgcctggccttttttctttctttctttcttttctttctttctttctttctttctttctttctttctttctttctttctttctttctttctttctttccttccttccttccttccttccttccttccttccttccttccttccttccttccttccttccttctttctttctttctttctttctttctttctttctttctttctttcttttttctttctttcttcctttctctctctctctctctctctctctctctctctctctctctctctctctctctctctctttctttctttctttctttctttctttctttctttctttctttctttctttctttctttctttctttcttttttgatggagCCTCGCTGTTGTTggccccgggctggagtgcaatggcacgatcttggctcactgcaacctccacatcccgggttccagcaattctcctgcctcagcctcccgagtagctgggattacaggcgcccgtcaccacgcccggctaatttttgtatttttagtagagatgggctttcaccatgttgtccaggctggtctcaaactcctgacctcaggcgatccacctgcctcagcctcccaaagtgctgggattgcaggtgtgagtcacagcacctggccacctggcctcttttcttttcttttatttctttttttttttttgacagggtctcactttgtctcccaggctggagtgcagtggtgcaaccccagctcactgcaacctcgatctcccaggctcagtgatcctcctgactcagcctcccaagtagctgggcttgcaggtgggtgccaccacatcacattaattttttttttttttgtagagacagagtctcactatcttgcccaggctggtcttgaactcctggcttcaaagaatcctcctgccttggcctcccaaagtgttgggattacaggcgtgagccactacgctcaACCTACAAAGAGTTTATATATTAAAGTGAAATTTCTTATTAaacagaagatttttttaaaaagcattacaaGGTTCTTACTggttaaactggaaaaaaatttatttttgttcatctcCTGGTAGAATTGAAAAACCCTCCCTAAAGATGAACACTGCATGGCTTCTAAGGGCTACCAGCAGAAGTGAAATGGATTAAAAGACCCCAAGGTGTCTTGGTTCTCTGTCCTGTGGCTCTGGGTTTTCTATTTTCATCTTCCTGGTTTGCGAAAAGTCCCGAGCTGAACCTTAGGTGTAGGAGTGCCCTGCTCATTGTGCAACCTTGCAAATTGCTGGGCTCTTCCAGAGAATGTTGTGGAATTTTCTTAAAGGCTGAAGGTGTCATGATTTTCTCCACACCTCTTGAAGAAGATGAGTTCAAATTGGATCTTGAGAAGTTTACTCTGATTCTCTAATATCTCATAGCCATAGTCTAAGTCAGAGAGAGATTGAATTCATTCATGCGTAGAAACATAAATGACACATTTGCAGATTATAATGACATGACATTTGAGTTTGATCCCATATGATCATGTGGGGAGAAGGGTGTGGATGGGGTCATAGATGACAAAAGATTGGCCATGTGTTGATTATTGTTAACTTGGGCGGTAGTTCTTAGAAATGGATTGTACTGTTTTccacttttgtatatgtttgttgttttccataatacaaaatagttttaaaatcatttcttctGACTGGGCACAGCGGCTAATGCCTGtaatacagcactttgggaagctgaggtgggtggatcgcttgagcccaggagttcaagatcagcctgggcaacatagtgagactctgtctctacaaaaatacaaaaatgacccaggcatggtagcctgcatctgtagtcccagtaacttgggaggctgaagtgggaggttggcttgagcctaaagaggtggaggttgcaatgaactgagatcacgccattgcactccagcctgggtgacagagccagaccctgtctcaaataaacctacacacaaaaaagaaaaaaaatcatttgttcattaagaatttatttattgagtaactactatgtgccagacactgtcctaGGTGCTTGCGATGCATTCGTGAACAAAGTTAAAAATCTCTTGCCTTGTAACTTACATTCTAGCTTGGAATGGGGTATGTAGAAGGAACGTGAATAGTAAACATGATGAGTTAGTGAATTTTATAGTGTGTTAGAAAGTGATAAGTGCTGTGGATTCCATTGAGAAGAGGATGGACAAGGGGACTAAGCCTGAGGCTTGGGGCTCCAACTTGGGAAAGAACCTACAGGAAGTCTGAATGAGAACAGTAGGAGAGGGAGCCACAGTGTATTAGGGAGTTGCTCAACACTGTGTCCCACCCTATTATACTTCCTTATTACTCAAAAATGTGACTGCAATTATGTCCATGAAAATCTatacaaggccaggcatggtgactcacacctgtaatctccgcacttcgggaggtcgagatgggcagatcacctgaggtcaggagttcgagaccagcctggcgaacatggtgaaaccccacctctactaaaaattcaaaaattagccagcgcaTGGTGGCGcaccgctgtaatcccagctacttgggaggctgaggcagaagaataacttgaacctaggaggcggagcttgcagtgagccgagatcgcgccactgcactccagcctgggtgacagagcaagacattgtctcaaaaaaaaaaaaaaaaaaagctatttgaaTAGTTGATATAGGAGTGGAGAAAAGGAGGCCAGGCAAAGAAAATCTCACATTAGGATTACTGTAAGTATGCTAATTTAGCTGTTTCACTCTTAAATGTTAACTCTTTGAAGGCAAAGAGTtgtttatctttagtttttttttttttttttgagatggagtctcattctgttgcccagtctggagtgcaatggagcgatcttggctcattgcaacctccgcctcctgggttcaagggattctcctgcctcagccttctgattagctgggattacaggcacctgccactacacccagctaatttttgcatttttagtagagagaaggtttcaccatgttagtcaggctagtcttgaactcctgacctcaggtgatccgcccccgctccatctcccaaagtgttgggattacaggtgtgagccactgcacctggtcttatCTTTAGATTTCTATCTCGGCTGGATACCTGGCCTAATAGAGTAGTTACATATTTGCTGAGCGAATGAGTGAAAAACGCATGGAGAGTTGGAGTGAAGCTGTGACCTGCCATGCTGGGACCATCCAGCGCTCCCAATCATAATTCAGTTGCAGATGTTGGAGCTCATACACCGATACCGCAAAATACAGTGCCTTGGGATACCGAACTGCAGAAGCCTAAAGATCTCTTTGATCTCCCCGACAAGGTCTCTTCCGAAGAAGTTGAAGTCTTTTGTCTGCCTAAGATCTAGACCCACCAAGGGGAActattgttttttcttccctccttgtAAGAGTAAGAATGTAAACACACTTGAATAGACCCTCTCACAGTCAAAGAGAGCTACTTACAAATTAATCTCAGTTCCTGATTCTTTATTGTCCTTCAGCGgaattcctcttcctcctcctcccataaCCTGTTTAGCCAGGCTGGTATATTGAAGGGGGCCAGCCCTTCCATACCTGTCGGTATTTCTCATCAGGTgggatgagagactgagaaaagaaataagacacagagacaaagtatagagaaagaacagtgggcccaggggaccggcgctcagcatatgGAGGACCCCTAccagcactggtctctgagttccctcagtatttgttGATCACTATCTTTACCATCTCCGCGAGGAGGATGTGACAGGACTACAGGGTAATGGTGGGGAGTGgatcagcaggaaaacatgtgagcaaaggactctgtgtcataaataagtttaaggaaaggtgctgtgcctCAATGTGCACataggccagatttatgtttgAATTTGCACAAACATCTCAGTGCAGTAAAGAGCAgtattgccgggcgcggtggctcaagcctgtaatcccagcactttgggaggccgagacgggtggatcacgaggtcaggagatcgagaccatcctggctaacacgacgaaaccccgtctctactaaaaaataacaaaaaactagccgggcgaggtggcgggtgcctgtagtcccagctactccggaggctgaggcaggagaatggcctaaacccaggagctggagcttgcagtgagctgagatcgcgccactgcactccagcctgggcgacagagccagactccgtctcaaaaaaaaaaaaaaaaaaaaaaaaaaaaaaaaaaaaaaaagcagtattgcCGCCAGCATGTCTCACTTCCAGCCGtaaggcagttttctcctatctcagtgaATAGAATGCACGATCGAGTGGTACATCGAGACGTTCCATTCCCGGGAACGAGTGGGAGACAGatgtctttctcttctctcaactgcaaagaggccttcctcagcacagaccctttacgggtgtcgggctgggggatggccaggtctttcccttcccaggaggccatatctcaggctgtctcagtggggagaaaccttggacaacactcaggctttcttgggcagaggtccctgcggcctTCCGCAGTGCACTGTGTCCCTGGGTATTTGAGActggagaatggcgatgacttttaccaagcatgcTGCCTGCAAACATATTTTTaccaaagcacatcctgcacagccctaaatccattaaaccttgagtcaatacagcacatgtttctgggagcacagggttggggctagggttacagattaacagcatctcaaggcagaagaatttttcttagtacaaaacaaaatggagtttcttatgtcttcctttttctacatagacgcagtaacagtctgatctttctttctttctcccacaGTATATAAGCTTCTGAACCGTGTTGGGAGGTGGATACACTGTGTGGTTCTCCCTgtgcaaatattaatatatttctatgcctttacctttttttaaatcaTCCAGGGTGGAGTACGgtgatgccatctcagcttactgcaacctccgcctcccgggttcaagcaattcttgtgcctcactctcccgagtagctgggattacagacatgtgccaccacacccacccagctaatttttgtctctttagtagagatggggtttcacattgttggccaggatggttttgaactcctggcctcaaatgatccgccagcctcagcctcccaaagttctgggtgtatgccttttctctaacgaatttactcttttctttttctttgagacggaatctcgctctgtcacccaggctggagtgcagtggcgtgatctccactcactgcaagctccacctcccgggttcacgccattctcctgcctcagcctctggagtagctgggactacaggtgcccgccaccatgcctggctaatttttgtgtgtgtgtgtgtatttttagtagagatggggtttcaccatgtttagccaggatggtctcgatcttctgacctcgtgatccacccacctcagcctcccaaagtgctgggattacaggcgtgagccactgtgcccggccatatttACCTTTTTTGTGAGTTGGTTTTCAGTGAACTTTTGGAGGGTGAAGGGGAAACTGCATTGACCCCAACACGGACCCACAGCACGGAAGGATGTGTAGACGAGCACAGGAATTTCTGTCAGTGATGCGGATGACCAAAGGTTGGAATTTACTCcccaatttttatctttattgtaaAATCTGCTACAGGATAGTATGGGACCTGGCATCCAGTAACTGAAACCCATCCCAAATGTTTACGTATCACCCGTTGTCTTTTGCTTTGTTGGCCTCACCAATGCAAGGTGCACATCTTATAGAACAGAGAGATGCCTGAGAATATGAAGagactgttatttttattaaggAAGAGTagccttttgttttttaacagagtcacagaaacaggaaagaagttagTGAATGTACAACATGAAGCAACAATAAATCCATCAtaagaaatttttttcaaaagaacaaaatattagttttcacgattttattttgttaagctCAGAATACAGATTTTTGACATGAGTGGCTGTGCTTCCACCCCTTATGTTGATAATATATGctaatcttttatctttttttccaaatgaagacAAGATTACGAAAATGACAGAGAATAATAGCATAACAGCACAATAGCATAATAGCATAATGCTAAGTCTTGGAAGATACAGGGAGAAGAAATTGAAGTAGTCATACCAccacagaagaagaaaaacaacctgAGACTTCAGACTGCAAGGGACAGCATGAGCAGTTCTAATACATACAGGTAGATGAGGCAGGACAGAAGCAGAAAGGAAGGGTGGAGGAAAGTTTCACCAAATTCTGTGAGCAAAGCCTCAGCGTTTCTTAGGCTAGAGGCAGAGCCAGGCTGGCCCGCCTAGCAGCAGCATTGCTTCTGGCAGCAGCACTTCTGTTGGCAACAACCCttcccacagccacagccacacgAGCTGCAGGTGCGGCGGCAGCAGCAGATCACGGGCGTGCTACAGCAGCCCCCACAGCAGCCGCGGCAGCAGGGGCAGCAGCTGGAGCAGCAGCCCACCCGGTAGCACCTGCAGGTGGTGCAGCTACCACAgccaccaccacagccaccactgccaccaccgcAGCCACCACCGCAGCCACCACAGCCACCACAGCCACCACcgcagccaccacacccacagcAACCCATGGTGTCAGTAGAGAAGACTCAGGTGAAGTGAGCGGGGAGGACTCAGCAGGGGAGAAGAGGTCTGATGTTCTTTGCTACAGGGGCTCTTAAATACCCCTTCCAGACCTAATACGCGGCAGGCGGCCACTTCCTTGTTTCCTCCAGCTTCCCTGGAGGAATTTCACAAGACCCTGAGTGTATTTCCTCATTGAACACCTCTGACTTCATAGAATTGCTTATTTTCACATTTACTTCTTCCTCAAGTTATGCTTCTCATAAAAAcatgtttcttaaatatttagtCTCGTTTTAACCTAGCAGTTTTCAAGTGTAAT
This genomic window contains:
- the LOC140712691 gene encoding small cysteine and glycine repeat-containing protein 1-like; the encoded protein is MGCCGCGGCGGGCGGCGGCGGGCGGGSGGCGGGCGSCTTCRCYRVGCCSSCCPCCRGCCGGCCSTPVICCCRRTCSSCGCGCGKGCCQQKCCCQKQCCC